Proteins encoded in a region of the Coffea eugenioides isolate CCC68of chromosome 4, Ceug_1.0, whole genome shotgun sequence genome:
- the LOC113768114 gene encoding protein MLN51 homolog, with the protein MAEAAKEEEVEYESDPEETKLSLKMRRREASDDEEEEGGDGEDSERGEAFKPRRRIVDSDVESDGQGAAAEYEDEEEEEEDYGEEEEDELIDEEDYAEEDEVYVEERRGEIGEVEAVGKEAEAQVDGRKESREDRVGPKSIEGLQGSIDDGHFEDGANENQQGEEMGEEIGDEGEKKEIEPYAVPTAGAFYMHDDRFRDNAGGRNRRTFGGRKLWESKDDKKWGHDKFEELTMQERHFDEGRRNSRGRYRGRGRKRGAERGGYVRGSRPRAYNTNSNQNKNNNQNNALKSVRGRGPRRYQPSFKSNDEVRPALNQQSGKIAEKPLNANAGRVSAPASNVESEVAPAKKHVFASSLNSASPPFYPSASTSSSKEIAVTQKRDLQPGTNNRRIHPVVDENFSTAQSSAVQRGKSVVDSIGMDKLYINDSIATVAGKSSTTLQFPPGSSSMSSSQSPQLRAQGRGINNLPQVTYQSTGPNSQGNRISPPSQVHTTTQRNPVQNRGQPSLQTSGQQLAQNPGGGSQDSSPKAVINKSSFESAETEPLSESNKSKAALMAKGKGSVQGSGRGSFLYGGAQVIGASGNLGSGPGDQNFPAFLPFMQFGGQRPGGIGVPAVGMAFPGYVAQPQIGGLGNSEMTWLPVLAGAAGALGASYCSPYLAMDGSYHARPSGQASSPAAASIKENNADKPNNEWNPSQRPEVSNDDFVQQQKKPIRYSEMKFNQ; encoded by the exons ATGGCAGAGGCAGCGAAAGAAGAAGAGGTGGAGTACGAGAGCGATCCGGAGGAGACGAAGCTGTCGTTGAAGATGCGGAGGAGGGAGGCGAGCGATGATGAGGAGGAAGAGGGTGGAGATGGGGAGGATAGCGAGAGGGGAGAGGCCTTTAAGCCGCGTAGGAGAATCGTTGACTCCGACGTTGAGTCGGACGGTCAAGGGGCTGCGGCAGAATACGAGGacgaagaggaggaggaggaggactatggcgaggaggaagaggatgaaTTAATTGACGAGGAAGACTACGCGGAGGAGGATGAGGTGTATGTGGAAGAGAGAAGGGGTGAAATTGGAGAAGTTGAGGCGGTGGGGAAGGAGGCTGAGGCGCAGGTGGACGGACGAAAAGAAAGCCGTGAGGACAGAGTGGGACCCAAGTCAATTGAAGGGCTACAAGGATCCATTGACGATGGTCATTTTGAAGACGGTGCAAACGAGAATCAGCAGGGGGAAGAGATGGGGGAAGAGATAGGGGACGAGGGGGAGAAGAAAGAGATCGAGCCATATGCTGTACCTACTGCTGGGGCTTTTTATATGCATGATGACAGGTTTCGCGACAATGCTGGTGGAAGAAACAG GCGGACTTTTGGTGGTAGAAAATTGTGGGAATCAAAGGATGACAAGAAATGGGGTCATGACAAGTTTGAGGAGTTGACTATGCAGGAAAGGCATTTTGATGAG GGTCGGAGGAATTCAAGAGGGAGATATCGAGGTCGAGGTAGGAAACGAGGTGCAGAACGGGGCGGATATGTAAGAGGAAGCAGGCCAAGGGCATATAACACTAATAGCAATCAAAATAAGAATAACAATCAGAATAATGCGCTGAAAAGTGTGAGGGGACGAGGACCTAGAAGGTATCAGCCATCTTTTAAGAGCAACGACGAAGTGCGTCCTGCCCTTAACCAACA GTCTGGAAAGATAGCTGAGAAACCATTGAATGCTAATGCTGGGAGAGTATCTGCACCTGCATCAAATGTGGAATCTGAAGTAGCTCCTGCTAAAAAACATGTTTTTGCCTCAAGTTTGAATTCAGCTTCACCTCCATTTTATCCCTCTGCCTCTACCTCTAGCTCTAAAGAGATTGCTGTAACGCAGAAGAGGGATTTACAACCTGGGACAAATAACCGTCGGATCCATCCTGTTGTGGATGAAAATTTTTCTACAGCACAATCCAGTGCAGTCCAACGAGGAAAGAGTGTAGTTGATTCTATTGGCATGGATAAACTTTACATCAATGATTCAATTGCCACAGTTGCTGGGAAATCTTCAACCACTTTGCAGTTTCCACCAGGATCCTCATCAATGAGTTCTAGTCAGTCTCCGCAGCTGAGGGCTCAAGGTAGAGGAATAAATAACTTGCCCCAAGTGACCTACCAATCAACAGGGCCAAATAGCCAGGGCAATAGAATCTCTCCCCCGTCCCAGGTCCATACTACTACTCAGCGGAATCCTGTTCAAAACCGAGGACAACCATCTCTGCAAACTTCTGGTCAGCAGTTGGCTCAGAATCCAGGAGGTGGATCTCAAGATTCTTCTCCAAAAGCAGTTATTAACAAAAGCTCTTTTGAATCAGCAGAGACAGAACCTCTTTCAGAATCAAACAAGTCTAAGGCTGCATTGATGGCAAAAGGAAAAGGCAGTGTTCAGGGTAGTGGACGGGGATCCTTTTTGTATGGTGGAGCTCAAGTTATTGGGGCTTCTGGCAACCTAGGAAGTGGTCCTGGAGATCAAAATTTCCCTGCCTTCTTGCCAT TTATGCAATTTGGGGGCCAGCGTCCAGGTGGTATTGGAGTTCCTGCTGTTGGCATGGCCTTCCCGGGATATGTTGCCCAACCCCAAATTGGTGGTTTAGGGAATTCTGAGATGACTTG GCTACCTGTTTTGGCTGGTGCTGCCGGAGCATTGGGTGCTTCTTATTGCTCGCCATATCTTGCTATGGATGGCTCTTATCATGCACGCCCATCTGGACAGGCATCTTCACCGGCTGCTGCTTCAAT CAAAGAAAATAATGCTGACAAGCCCAATAACGAATGGAATCCCTCACAGAGGCCTG AGGTCTCAAATGATGATTTTGTACAGCAACAAAAGAAGCCCATCAG ATACTCAGAGATGAAATTTAACCAGTGA